A DNA window from Rossellomorea marisflavi contains the following coding sequences:
- a CDS encoding peroxiredoxin family protein: protein MKSFFGLLLIALLVYSLYVENQSRPTALLAEQQGFDQLVDIEEGDPGEVPVEHYPGPNVGDQALDFSLKTTAGKTVTLSELRGKKVILNFWATWCPPCKDEIPIFQEFHDKKNKDVVIMAINIDPQYNVKQYEKNMGMTFPVLLDEDDKINSAYDILTVPTTFIIDEKGVIIHKKIGAFTSLDELERAVN, encoded by the coding sequence ATGAAATCATTTTTCGGTTTATTACTCATTGCCCTATTGGTATACAGCCTATATGTTGAAAATCAATCTCGACCAACCGCCCTCTTGGCAGAACAACAGGGGTTCGACCAATTGGTCGATATAGAAGAAGGAGATCCGGGGGAGGTTCCCGTTGAGCATTATCCTGGACCGAATGTTGGGGACCAAGCGCTGGACTTTTCACTAAAAACGACAGCAGGCAAGACGGTCACTTTATCAGAATTACGGGGTAAAAAAGTGATCCTGAATTTCTGGGCCACATGGTGTCCACCTTGCAAGGATGAAATACCGATCTTTCAGGAATTCCATGACAAGAAGAACAAGGATGTGGTTATCATGGCAATCAACATTGACCCACAATACAACGTAAAGCAATATGAGAAAAACATGGGGATGACATTTCCCGTTTTACTCGATGAAGACGATAAAATCAATTCTGCCTACGATATTTTAACCGTACCAACGACATTCATTATTGATGAAAAAGGTGTGATCATTCATAAGAAGATCGGGGCCTTCACGTCTCTGGATGAATTGGAGAGAGCGGTGAACTGA
- a CDS encoding FbpB family small basic protein, translating to MRRPRKRSFTDLVNENKKQLMLDPEAMNAIEERIDARYEIKRPLDRAE from the coding sequence ATGAGAAGACCAAGGAAACGCAGCTTCACCGATTTAGTGAATGAAAATAAAAAGCAATTGATGCTTGATCCGGAAGCGATGAATGCCATCGAAGAACGGATCGATGCACGCTATGAAATCAAGCGTCCCTTAGACAGAGCCGAATGA
- a CDS encoding acid-soluble spore protein N, whose amino-acid sequence MSNPKRDSKQFVPNHIGTQQRAAGGNKGKQMQDTSGKHAQVIQTKGE is encoded by the coding sequence ATGAGTAATCCGAAGCGCGACAGCAAACAGTTTGTTCCGAACCATATTGGTACCCAGCAGAGGGCTGCCGGAGGGAATAAAGGAAAACAGATGCAGGATACATCAGGGAAACATGCACAAGTGATTCAAACAAAAGGTGAATAA
- the tlp gene encoding small acid-soluble spore protein Tlp — translation MNHRPDDRRDNAQKLQGMVQNTLENIDKAEESMAFTDSEEQLESIRQKNERRKESIEAFRQEIKDESHT, via the coding sequence ATGAATCATCGTCCAGACGATCGACGAGACAATGCACAAAAGCTTCAAGGGATGGTCCAGAACACGCTGGAGAATATCGATAAAGCTGAAGAATCCATGGCTTTCACAGACAGCGAGGAACAGCTGGAATCCATTCGACAAAAGAATGAGAGACGGAAAGAAAGCATTGAAGCCTTCCGTCAAGAAATCAAGGATGAATCCCACACATGA
- a CDS encoding acyl-CoA thioesterase has translation MQISEKSIEVRYAETDQMGVVYHANYLVWMELGRTKIIEDLGFQYVEMEQQGILSPVIDLNVAYKTPVRYGERALIKTWIEEYDGIRVTYGYEIYNGEGKLALSGESRHVCVKKDSFRPVSIRKTFPEWHEAYEKAKKKD, from the coding sequence ATGCAAATATCAGAAAAATCCATTGAAGTACGATATGCTGAAACGGATCAAATGGGTGTCGTCTATCACGCCAACTATTTGGTGTGGATGGAACTTGGCAGAACGAAAATAATTGAAGACTTGGGCTTTCAATATGTAGAAATGGAGCAGCAGGGAATCCTGTCTCCTGTTATCGACTTGAATGTCGCGTACAAGACACCTGTCCGTTACGGGGAAAGAGCATTGATCAAGACGTGGATCGAAGAATACGATGGCATACGCGTTACATACGGCTACGAAATCTATAACGGTGAAGGCAAACTCGCCCTGAGCGGTGAATCGAGACACGTGTGTGTCAAAAAAGATTCCTTCCGCCCCGTTTCCATACGGAAGACATTCCCGGAATGGCATGAAGCGTATGAGAAGGCGAAGAAAAAGGACTGA
- a CDS encoding HesB/YadR/YfhF family protein yields MKIHLSDEALAWFKDEMLVDEGEYVRFYVRYGGSSPLHDSFSLGVSKEEPIEAAETLEKADRTFFVEERDLWFFDGHDLFVEFDSSREEPAYEYKKA; encoded by the coding sequence ATGAAGATACATCTATCAGATGAAGCACTTGCCTGGTTTAAAGACGAAATGCTCGTAGATGAAGGAGAGTATGTCCGTTTTTATGTACGCTATGGAGGATCGAGCCCGTTGCATGACAGCTTCTCACTAGGTGTCAGCAAGGAAGAGCCGATCGAAGCGGCAGAAACGTTGGAAAAGGCCGATCGGACCTTCTTCGTTGAAGAACGGGATCTGTGGTTTTTTGACGGACATGACCTATTCGTGGAATTTGATTCCTCCAGAGAAGAGCCTGCTTACGAATATAAAAAAGCATAA